Proteins from a single region of Chloroherpeton thalassium ATCC 35110:
- a CDS encoding RuBisCO large subunit C-terminal-like domain-containing protein, producing the protein MEAKDIPGFFAKPEEIDAEKYIYLDYYFECIGEPEAAAAHLCSEQSTAQWKRVGIDEDFREEFGAKVLELKVIKELDEISCPVKNVFDGKTYACKAKIAHPHNNFGPRIPNLLSAVCGEGTFFSPGIPIIKLLDIHFPKSYLNQFEGPKFGIEGLREILNVYDRPIFFGVIKPNIGLPPEPFSEIGYQSWLGGLDIAKDDEMLADTSWSPTPIRSKLLGAAREKAERETGVPKIYLANITDEVDRIIELHDIAVENGANALMLNAMPVGLSAVRMLRKHTKVPLIAHFPFTASFSRMQHYGIHSQVITKLQRLAGFDSIIMPGFGNRMMTPEDEVLQNIKACYEDMGHIKRVLPVPGGSDSAVTLKNVYEKVGSTDFGFVPGRGVFGHPMGPKAGAASIRQAWEAISSATPIETYAETHEELKAAIHAFSKRK; encoded by the coding sequence ATGGAAGCAAAAGATATACCCGGCTTTTTTGCTAAACCTGAAGAAATAGACGCTGAAAAGTATATCTATTTGGATTATTACTTCGAGTGCATCGGCGAGCCCGAAGCAGCGGCAGCGCATTTGTGCAGCGAGCAGTCCACTGCGCAGTGGAAGCGCGTCGGCATCGATGAAGATTTCAGGGAAGAGTTCGGAGCGAAAGTGCTTGAACTCAAAGTGATTAAAGAGCTTGACGAGATAAGCTGCCCGGTTAAAAATGTCTTTGATGGCAAAACTTACGCCTGCAAAGCGAAAATTGCACATCCGCATAACAATTTTGGACCCAGAATTCCGAATTTGCTATCGGCAGTTTGCGGAGAAGGCACGTTCTTTTCGCCGGGAATTCCCATTATCAAACTATTGGATATTCATTTTCCAAAGTCGTACTTGAATCAATTCGAAGGCCCCAAGTTTGGCATCGAAGGATTGCGGGAAATTTTAAACGTGTATGATCGACCGATTTTCTTCGGCGTCATTAAACCCAACATTGGCTTGCCACCCGAGCCGTTTTCGGAAATTGGCTACCAAAGCTGGCTGGGCGGATTGGACATTGCAAAAGATGATGAAATGCTCGCCGACACCTCATGGTCGCCAACGCCTATTCGCTCTAAACTTTTAGGCGCGGCGCGGGAAAAAGCAGAGAGGGAAACCGGCGTGCCCAAAATTTACCTGGCCAATATTACCGATGAAGTCGATCGTATTATAGAACTTCACGACATCGCCGTGGAAAATGGCGCGAACGCACTCATGCTAAACGCCATGCCTGTCGGATTAAGTGCGGTTCGCATGCTTCGCAAACACACCAAAGTGCCGCTTATCGCGCACTTTCCGTTCACCGCATCCTTTAGCCGAATGCAGCACTATGGCATTCACTCGCAGGTCATTACAAAACTTCAGCGCCTTGCCGGATTCGACTCTATCATTATGCCTGGCTTTGGCAACCGAATGATGACGCCTGAAGACGAAGTGCTCCAAAATATTAAGGCTTGCTATGAAGACATGGGACACATCAAGCGCGTGCTGCCAGTTCCTGGCGGTAGCGATTCTGCTGTGACGCTAAAAAATGTATATGAAAAAGTCGGTTCTACGGACTTTGGATTTGTGCCCGGACGCGGCGTGTTCGGACATCCGATGGGCCCGAAAGCAGGTGCGGCAAGCATTCGCCAAGCTTGGGAAGCCATTTCCAGCGCGACGCCCATCGAAACTTATGCCGAAACACATGAAGAGTTAAAAGCAGCCATTCATGCGTTTAGCAAACGAAAGTAA
- a CDS encoding secondary thiamine-phosphate synthase enzyme YjbQ, with protein MQYIIQKISFPTTEPIEIVDITEKVKALVADCGITNGLVTLISNHTTAYININEREEMLLKDMATYLKRLVPRDGDYLHNLKPIDGRDNAHAHLMGLFMNTSESIPLSAGKFILGEWQSVFFIELDGPREKRSVTIQIIGE; from the coding sequence ATGCAGTACATCATCCAAAAGATATCTTTCCCGACAACCGAACCCATAGAAATTGTTGATATTACCGAGAAGGTCAAGGCGCTTGTTGCCGATTGCGGCATCACCAACGGCCTTGTGACCTTAATTTCCAATCATACAACCGCCTACATCAATATTAATGAAAGAGAAGAGATGCTTCTAAAAGATATGGCAACTTATCTGAAGCGTCTGGTTCCCCGCGACGGAGACTACCTTCACAATTTAAAGCCTATCGACGGCAGAGATAATGCTCACGCTCACCTCATGGGGCTTTTTATGAACACATCCGAATCGATCCCACTTTCTGCTGGAAAATTCATTTTAGGCGAATGGCAATCTGTTTTTTTTATAGAACTTGACGGCCCAAGAGAAAAACGTTCTGTTACAATTCAAATCATAGGAGAATAG
- a CDS encoding potassium channel family protein, translating to MEITGNKFALIGLGDFGAHLAMVLSEKGAEVLAIDQNMDNLEEVKDSVAHTVCLDATEEKALMSQGIDEYDAVIVCIGDEFEETLLVVTVLQSLGVKRIIARATTPRHAQILRHLQIKEVILPAVDAADRLANKLLFQSKLSSLELSSDYEIIEVDAPDKFVGKNLRELELRVHYDVSLITIKRIELKPRLLGGTREVEHIIGIPSPDTVIERGDVLMLFGKKESVQRMMAD from the coding sequence ATGGAAATCACCGGCAACAAGTTTGCTCTTATCGGTCTTGGCGATTTTGGCGCTCATCTTGCGATGGTTCTTTCTGAAAAGGGCGCGGAAGTTTTAGCCATTGACCAAAACATGGACAATTTGGAAGAAGTAAAGGATTCTGTTGCGCATACGGTTTGCCTTGATGCGACCGAAGAAAAGGCGCTAATGAGTCAGGGAATTGATGAATATGATGCGGTGATTGTGTGCATCGGCGACGAGTTTGAGGAAACGCTGCTTGTGGTTACGGTGCTGCAAAGTCTTGGGGTCAAGCGCATCATTGCGCGAGCCACCACGCCAAGGCACGCACAAATCCTGCGGCACTTGCAAATCAAAGAAGTAATCCTTCCCGCCGTAGATGCCGCCGATCGGCTTGCCAATAAGCTTTTGTTTCAGAGTAAATTGAGCAGTTTGGAGCTTTCATCCGACTATGAAATTATCGAGGTGGATGCGCCGGATAAGTTCGTTGGGAAAAATCTTCGTGAGCTGGAGCTTCGAGTTCATTATGATGTGAGTTTGATTACAATTAAGCGCATCGAGCTAAAGCCTCGCTTGCTGGGTGGAACGCGAGAAGTGGAGCATATCATTGGCATTCCATCGCCGGATACGGTCATTGAACGCGGCGATGTGCTGATGCTGTTTGGCAAGAAAGAGTCTGTGCAGCGAATGATGGCCGATTAA
- a CDS encoding SAM hydrolase/SAM-dependent halogenase family protein, with protein sequence MTIVLLTDFGLSDTYVGIMKGVIAGIAPNAKVIDLTHDIRPQDVRHGAYALKIAAPYFPAETIFVAVVDPGVGSNRQAIAVRANNQTFIVPNNGLLSHIVHEYGTESIVLLENERYRLKTISSTFHGRDIFSPAAAHLAHGVEFADLGRPLANEELVLFAPPKNEPLNQNSWRGEIIHIDRFGNLISSLTAEEISQESSNWLFSICNATVSKLSKTYTEVAEGELVAYIGSDGFLEVGMRNGHAAERLRARLGDEIRARKVK encoded by the coding sequence ATGACTATTGTTCTACTCACTGACTTTGGCCTCTCCGACACGTATGTCGGCATTATGAAAGGCGTCATTGCGGGCATCGCGCCCAACGCCAAAGTCATTGACCTTACACATGACATTCGCCCGCAAGACGTGCGTCACGGTGCGTATGCGCTGAAAATTGCTGCGCCGTATTTTCCCGCCGAGACGATTTTTGTCGCGGTTGTCGACCCGGGCGTCGGAAGCAACCGCCAAGCGATTGCGGTTCGTGCAAACAACCAAACGTTCATTGTGCCAAACAACGGCCTGCTAAGCCATATTGTGCACGAATATGGCACGGAGTCAATTGTTTTGCTTGAGAATGAACGTTATCGTTTGAAAACGATTAGCTCAACTTTTCACGGACGTGATATTTTTTCGCCGGCAGCTGCGCATCTTGCTCATGGTGTAGAATTCGCAGACTTAGGCCGCCCCCTTGCGAATGAAGAACTCGTGCTTTTTGCGCCGCCCAAAAACGAGCCGCTCAACCAAAATTCATGGCGCGGGGAAATTATTCACATCGATCGTTTTGGAAATCTCATTTCATCTTTGACGGCAGAGGAAATTAGTCAGGAAAGCTCAAACTGGCTATTTTCTATCTGCAACGCGACAGTTTCCAAATTAAGCAAAACGTACACAGAAGTTGCCGAGGGGGAATTAGTCGCATACATTGGTAGCGACGGATTTTTGGAAGTCGGCATGAGAAATGGCCATGCTGCCGAGCGATTACGCGCTCGCCTTGGCGATGAAATTCGTGCGCGCAAAGTGAAGTAA
- a CDS encoding FkbM family methyltransferase, protein MPNYIKKITDTLQNEGVGPLFQKVEKTIKQTIEERTFKPYFIQKVYEGETYAFLIGDLCGKDWYDCKTDTRKSKPETRFLKEKLLRKGDFVIDCGAHHGLVSMMCAKAVGEKGKVIAFEGLPKNTEIARKNVELNHISNLEIRNQAVGEKSGKAKFVVSSNGAIAKNNDFETVEVDVIALDDVFQNNPPDVLKVDVEGAEVAALRGAKNILKTYPKIDLEIHCTEFDDRIASITSLLNIIEMDKYTSYIQLRIDGEIVEFDQAIHTPSKIAEYPNVHLFCIPKK, encoded by the coding sequence ATGCCAAACTATATAAAGAAAATCACGGATACGCTGCAAAACGAAGGGGTTGGACCACTTTTTCAAAAAGTTGAAAAAACGATAAAGCAAACCATCGAAGAGCGAACATTTAAGCCTTACTTCATTCAAAAAGTATATGAAGGAGAAACTTACGCATTCTTGATTGGAGATTTATGTGGAAAGGATTGGTACGACTGCAAAACGGATACGAGAAAATCTAAACCTGAGACGCGTTTTTTGAAAGAAAAATTGCTCAGAAAAGGCGATTTCGTGATTGATTGCGGTGCACATCACGGCTTGGTCAGCATGATGTGCGCGAAAGCTGTTGGAGAGAAAGGGAAAGTTATTGCATTTGAAGGTTTACCAAAAAACACGGAGATTGCGCGGAAAAACGTTGAGCTAAATCATATTTCCAACTTAGAAATTCGCAATCAAGCTGTTGGAGAAAAAAGTGGAAAAGCGAAATTTGTTGTCTCCTCAAACGGTGCTATTGCTAAAAACAATGACTTTGAAACTGTTGAGGTTGATGTCATTGCACTTGATGATGTATTTCAAAATAACCCACCAGATGTTTTAAAAGTAGATGTTGAAGGTGCTGAAGTTGCAGCATTAAGAGGCGCGAAAAATATTTTAAAGACCTATCCAAAAATTGACCTTGAAATTCACTGTACCGAGTTTGATGATAGAATCGCATCCATCACGTCGCTTTTGAATATTATCGAAATGGACAAATACACTTCCTACATTCAACTACGTATTGATGGTGAAATTGTTGAATTTGATCAAGCAATCCATACACCAAGTAAGATTGCCGAATATCCAAATGTTCATTTATTTTGCATTCCTAAAAAATGA
- the lptG gene encoding LPS export ABC transporter permease LptG codes for MKILDRYIFREYFSTLGFAILAFVSLFILVDLIEKVDDFLDKNVELKLIAQYYLYFTPEIIKLIVPISTLLASLFVTGKLAKQTELTAMKAGGISLYRLLLPFFLVGAIIGGIDFYLSGWVVPETTKFKEQFDATYLGKTKWKSSSFSNIELLENPNRIVRIGYFNKDTRTCQNVSLQNYQKSHMLWRIDAAKMTYDTSLSRWIFYQAYYRDFQSGKEQFSYAAKIDTVQLVFSAKELEENNAALDQMSLDEHWKYIEARRRAGFSNVDEALVKYHIKISFPIACLIVILIGVPLSAEKKRSGIALEAGISLLIGFLYIILQKTFSTLGYKGAVDPILSAWIPNFLFLTVGLVFLFKAKK; via the coding sequence ATGAAAATACTTGATCGGTATATTTTTAGGGAGTATTTCTCAACGCTCGGTTTTGCGATTCTGGCGTTTGTCTCCCTGTTCATTTTGGTTGACTTGATTGAAAAGGTTGATGATTTCCTGGACAAAAATGTAGAGTTAAAGCTGATCGCGCAATATTACCTTTACTTTACACCGGAAATCATCAAACTCATTGTGCCTATCAGCACGCTTTTGGCATCGCTGTTTGTAACGGGAAAATTGGCCAAACAAACTGAACTAACGGCCATGAAAGCAGGCGGGATAAGTTTATATCGCCTGCTTTTGCCGTTTTTTCTCGTTGGCGCAATTATCGGTGGAATTGATTTTTACCTTTCTGGCTGGGTTGTGCCAGAAACCACGAAGTTCAAGGAGCAATTCGACGCGACTTATCTTGGCAAAACGAAATGGAAAAGCAGTTCTTTTTCAAATATTGAATTGCTGGAAAACCCAAATCGAATCGTTAGAATTGGTTATTTCAACAAAGATACGCGGACTTGCCAAAACGTCAGTTTGCAAAATTATCAAAAATCCCACATGCTTTGGCGAATCGACGCGGCCAAAATGACCTACGATACATCGCTTTCCAGATGGATTTTTTACCAAGCCTATTATCGGGATTTTCAATCGGGAAAAGAGCAGTTTTCCTACGCCGCCAAAATTGATACAGTTCAGCTTGTTTTTAGCGCGAAGGAGCTGGAGGAAAATAACGCGGCGCTCGACCAAATGTCGCTCGACGAGCACTGGAAATACATTGAAGCGCGGCGCCGAGCTGGTTTTTCGAATGTGGATGAGGCGCTGGTGAAATATCACATCAAGATTTCGTTTCCCATCGCGTGTTTGATTGTGATTTTAATCGGCGTGCCGCTTTCCGCCGAAAAAAAGCGAAGCGGCATTGCGTTGGAAGCAGGCATTAGCCTGCTCATCGGCTTTCTTTATATCATTTTGCAAAAAACATTTTCGACGCTCGGCTACAAAGGCGCGGTCGATCCGATTCTTTCCGCATGGATTCCAAATTTTTTATTCCTCACGGTCGGCTTAGTGTTTTTATTTAAAGCGAAGAAGTAG
- a CDS encoding prohibitin family protein: MSLLFLGIILLFIGFFAKSFNPGLQRFAGLFKIGGIAVLVVGFLSSCIRIIEPGKVGLQVLFGEVQESILSSGLNIVNPLIKVEEFDITTQAYTMSGSEVEQSQISDQAIRVLSSDGLEVTIDMTVLYRVDPQKTPDIRREIGPGFSYIDKIVRPTARTRIRDNAVIYNAIDLYSLRREEFQQKIFESIRDDFASRGIILENLLVRNVSLPQSVKNAIEAKINAEQEAQKMQFVLQKEKQEAERKRVEAQGIADYQKIISSSLTEKQLQYEQVKALQALVKSGNSKVIIMGGGKDANVLIGGN, translated from the coding sequence ATGTCATTACTTTTTTTAGGCATCATATTGCTGTTCATTGGCTTCTTTGCCAAAAGTTTTAATCCGGGCTTGCAACGATTTGCCGGGCTGTTCAAAATCGGGGGCATTGCCGTTTTGGTTGTCGGATTTTTATCGTCGTGTATTCGCATTATTGAGCCGGGCAAGGTCGGCTTGCAAGTGCTTTTCGGTGAAGTGCAAGAATCAATCCTTTCCAGCGGGTTGAATATTGTCAATCCACTCATCAAAGTTGAAGAATTTGACATTACCACGCAGGCCTACACCATGTCGGGTTCGGAAGTTGAGCAGTCGCAAATTAGCGACCAAGCTATTCGCGTTTTAAGTTCAGATGGTCTTGAAGTTACGATCGATATGACCGTGCTTTATCGGGTCGACCCGCAAAAAACGCCGGATATTCGCCGCGAAATCGGTCCGGGATTTTCCTACATCGATAAAATTGTTCGCCCAACAGCCAGAACGCGCATTCGCGACAACGCGGTGATTTATAATGCCATAGACCTCTACTCGCTGCGCCGCGAAGAATTTCAACAAAAAATCTTCGAGAGCATTCGCGACGATTTTGCCTCGCGCGGCATCATCTTGGAAAACTTGTTAGTGAGAAATGTTTCGCTGCCGCAATCGGTGAAAAATGCGATTGAGGCAAAAATTAACGCCGAGCAAGAGGCACAAAAAATGCAATTTGTGTTGCAAAAAGAAAAACAAGAAGCCGAGCGTAAGCGTGTGGAAGCGCAAGGTATTGCGGACTATCAAAAAATCATCAGCAGTTCGTTGACCGAAAAGCAATTGCAATATGAGCAAGTTAAAGCCCTACAAGCTCTTGTGAAATCCGGCAATTCGAAGGTGATTATCATGGGCGGCGGCAAAGACGCCAATGTGTTAATCGGTGGAAATTAA
- a CDS encoding M16 family metallopeptidase yields MMRLKHLSAVIFFVFLALFSFRHSQVFAREAGEPKKTYSFKTVPNDPLHARIYTLENGLTVYMSVYKDKPRIQTYIAVRAGSKNDPSDATGLAHYLEHLLFKGTSRYGTMNYEKEAPLIREIIDLYEAHRATSDTLAKKAIYHRIDSLSNLAAKYAIPNEYDKMVGSFGAKRTNAYTWVEQTVYMNDIPANRLEQWLTLEAERFREPVMRLFHTELEVVYEEKNRSLDNDNSKIWHNLFAGLFQKHTYGTQTTIGTIEHLKNPSIQKVIDYFNTYYVPNNMAICISGDFDPDETIRMIDDKFGGFQPKPIPEFVPPVEDDIQQPIVKDIYGPDAEDVIIGFRFPGAESEDADMITLIDKLLYNGTAGLIDLNLNQKQKTLGANSFTVVMKDYSAHVLSAQPREGQSLDSVRALLLGQLELLKKGDYPDWLLQAALSDMKLEQIKSYEDNYNRAKAFVEAFVWGMDWEKYTAQLSRLERITKADVSRFAKAHYKNNYVAVYKKTGVDTTVEKVEKPEITPIQVNRDTVSAFAKKVITTKAKPIAPVFIDFKKDIRSFKIQKSIPVFYKKNTENQTFNLYYILDMGTNHDKTIGVALDYLPYLGTSKYSPEELKEAFYKIGCSFSVFSSEDRLYVSLSGLSEYFDKALSLLEEVLWDAQPNEEALKNLIQDILKSRADAKLSKNEILWKAMLNYGKYGEKSPYTNILSKEELQSLTPETLLSLIKRIPTYEHRVLYYGPESEKALKKTLQKLHRTPKSLAKIPDAPAFKEKETGENQVFVVDYDMKQAEILMLSKGGLYDKDIVPAATFFNEYFGKGMSSVVFQELREAKALAYSVFSSYTIPKRKEQSHFMAAYIGTQSDKLADAMSGMFDLLGTLPKSEVLVSSAKESILEQLRTERVTKSDVLFYYEDAKRLGLTDDLRRDVFKKVQAMNFENIQSFYDKFVTGKNYHILVLGKKDQLNIKVLEKYGNVRFLSLEDVFGY; encoded by the coding sequence ATGATGAGACTCAAGCATTTGTCCGCAGTTATTTTCTTTGTTTTCCTTGCTCTGTTTTCCTTTCGGCACTCACAGGTTTTCGCCCGTGAGGCTGGAGAGCCGAAGAAAACCTATTCGTTCAAAACCGTTCCGAACGACCCGCTTCATGCGCGAATTTATACGCTTGAAAACGGCCTCACCGTCTACATGAGCGTTTATAAAGATAAGCCGCGCATTCAAACTTACATCGCCGTTAGGGCGGGCAGCAAAAACGATCCCTCGGACGCCACCGGTCTTGCGCACTACTTGGAGCATCTGCTCTTCAAAGGGACAAGCCGCTACGGCACGATGAACTACGAAAAAGAAGCTCCGCTTATTCGCGAAATTATCGACCTATATGAAGCGCATCGCGCCACATCCGATACGCTCGCCAAAAAAGCGATATATCACCGAATCGACAGCCTTTCAAATTTGGCGGCGAAATATGCCATTCCTAACGAATACGATAAAATGGTCGGCTCTTTCGGCGCAAAGCGAACCAACGCTTACACTTGGGTCGAGCAAACGGTTTATATGAACGATATTCCGGCCAATCGACTCGAACAATGGCTCACCCTCGAGGCCGAACGGTTTCGCGAACCGGTCATGCGGCTTTTCCACACCGAGCTTGAAGTTGTTTATGAGGAAAAAAATCGCAGCCTCGATAACGACAATTCCAAAATTTGGCACAACCTCTTTGCCGGATTGTTTCAAAAACACACCTACGGCACGCAAACGACCATCGGCACGATTGAGCATTTGAAAAATCCGTCCATTCAAAAAGTCATCGATTATTTCAATACGTATTATGTGCCAAACAACATGGCGATTTGCATTTCCGGCGACTTTGACCCCGACGAGACCATCCGCATGATTGATGACAAATTCGGCGGGTTTCAGCCGAAGCCTATCCCCGAATTTGTCCCGCCCGTTGAGGACGACATTCAACAGCCGATTGTGAAGGACATTTACGGCCCGGACGCCGAAGATGTGATTATCGGTTTTCGCTTTCCCGGCGCCGAGTCCGAAGACGCCGACATGATTACGCTGATCGATAAATTGCTTTACAACGGGACGGCAGGCCTCATCGATTTGAATTTGAATCAAAAACAAAAAACGCTCGGGGCAAATAGCTTTACGGTGGTGATGAAGGACTACTCGGCGCACGTGCTGAGCGCTCAGCCACGCGAAGGCCAAAGCTTGGATAGCGTCCGCGCCTTGCTACTCGGGCAATTGGAGCTTTTGAAAAAAGGCGATTATCCAGATTGGTTGCTTCAAGCCGCGCTCAGCGACATGAAACTTGAGCAAATCAAATCTTACGAAGATAATTATAACCGCGCCAAAGCCTTCGTGGAGGCCTTCGTTTGGGGAATGGATTGGGAAAAATACACGGCGCAGCTAAGCCGACTTGAGCGCATCACGAAAGCCGACGTGTCGCGCTTTGCCAAGGCGCACTACAAAAATAATTATGTGGCGGTCTATAAGAAAACCGGCGTAGATACGACGGTTGAAAAGGTCGAGAAACCGGAAATTACGCCGATTCAGGTCAATCGCGACACCGTTTCCGCCTTTGCAAAAAAAGTGATCACCACAAAGGCCAAGCCCATTGCGCCGGTTTTTATCGATTTTAAAAAAGACATTCGGTCGTTTAAAATTCAGAAAAGCATTCCCGTTTTTTACAAAAAAAACACCGAGAACCAAACCTTCAACCTCTACTACATTTTGGACATGGGGACGAACCACGACAAAACCATCGGCGTGGCGCTGGACTATCTCCCCTATCTTGGCACTTCCAAATATTCGCCCGAAGAACTCAAAGAGGCGTTCTACAAAATCGGCTGCTCGTTTTCCGTGTTCAGCTCCGAAGACCGGCTCTATGTGAGCCTTTCCGGCCTCTCCGAATATTTTGACAAAGCCTTGTCGCTCTTGGAGGAAGTCCTTTGGGACGCGCAGCCGAACGAGGAAGCGTTGAAAAATCTGATTCAGGACATTTTGAAATCACGCGCCGATGCGAAGCTTTCAAAAAACGAAATCCTTTGGAAGGCGATGCTGAACTACGGCAAGTACGGCGAAAAATCGCCTTACACGAACATCCTTTCCAAAGAGGAACTGCAAAGCCTGACGCCAGAAACGCTGCTTTCGCTCATTAAACGTATTCCGACTTACGAGCATCGCGTTTTGTATTACGGCCCCGAGTCGGAAAAAGCATTGAAAAAGACGCTTCAAAAATTGCATCGCACGCCGAAATCGCTTGCGAAAATTCCCGATGCGCCTGCGTTCAAGGAAAAAGAAACCGGCGAAAATCAGGTATTTGTGGTTGATTACGACATGAAGCAGGCCGAAATTTTGATGCTCTCAAAAGGCGGCTTGTATGATAAGGACATCGTGCCGGCGGCGACATTTTTTAACGAATATTTTGGCAAGGGCATGTCGTCGGTGGTCTTTCAGGAATTGCGCGAGGCGAAGGCGCTGGCTTACTCGGTTTTTTCCTCCTACACCATTCCGAAACGAAAAGAGCAATCGCACTTCATGGCGGCCTACATCGGCACGCAATCCGACAAGCTCGCCGACGCCATGAGCGGCATGTTTGACCTGCTCGGCACGCTGCCAAAATCCGAAGTATTGGTTAGTTCGGCGAAAGAATCTATTTTAGAGCAGCTTAGAACCGAGCGCGTGACAAAATCCGATGTGCTGTTTTACTACGAAGACGCCAAACGCCTTGGCCTTACAGATGATTTGCGCCGCGACGTTTTCAAAAAAGTGCAAGCCATGAATTTTGAAAATATTCAATCGTTTTACGACAAATTCGTGACGGGGAAAAACTATCACATTTTAGTTCTTGGAAAAAAAGACCAGTTGAACATCAAAGTTTTGGAAAAATACGGAAATGTTCGGTTTTTAAGTCTTGAAGACGTTTTTGGCTATTGA